A stretch of the Apium graveolens cultivar Ventura unplaced genomic scaffold, ASM990537v1 ctg935, whole genome shotgun sequence genome encodes the following:
- the LOC141705726 gene encoding uncharacterized protein LOC141705726 encodes MRLSGRQLAFVYGYELKRSDIYDNLKCVVLLLIVNLENKEERSRKGNTILSGSNLIQIKREREPDLLLWNGIDARKTKTWQIWDVIRFRAEKVSWSQGIWHRLRVNRYAHLQWIACHGRLHTLSRLHRFGLADTQQCFLCICGRETESHIFLHCTYSNWIFRHLLLPFGIDILGDSWNSFISFIIQLRDTSKSILVLCIVQIFCYHIWRERNARAHGMGLFGPRKLMEGIKKDFVARLDGSDWFSNVLVSRPDFIHYSRL; translated from the exons ATGAGATTAAGTGGGAGACAATTGGCTTTTGTGTATGGTTATGAGTTGAAGCGTTCAGATATATATGATAACTTGAAATGTGTT GTTTTGTTGTTGATTGTAAATTTGGAAAACAAGGAAGAGCGAAGTAGAAAAGGAAATACAATTCTAAGTGGCAGTAATCTGATTCAGATAAAAAGGGAAAGAG AACCTGATTTGCTGTTATGGAACGGTATTGATGCTAGGAAAACTAAAACTTGGCAGATATGGGATGTTATTCGCTTTAGAGCAGAGAAGGTTAGTTGGTCTCAGGGCATTTGGCATAGACTTCGAGTTAACAGGTATGCGCATCTTCAGTGGATTGCTTGCCATGGAAGACTCCATACCTTATCTAGACTTCACCGATTTGGTTTAGCAGATACTCAGCAATGTTTCCTGTGTATATGTGGCCGAGAAACTGAATCTCACATCTTCCTGCATTGCACTTACAGTAATTGGATATTTCGACATCTCTTGCTTCCTTTTGGTATAGACATTCTTGGGGATTCCTGGAACAGCTTTATCAGCTTTATTATTCAGCTTAGGGATACTTCTAAGAGCATCTTGGTCCTTTGTATTGTTCAAATATTTTGTTACCACATTTGGCGTGAGCGTAATGCAAGAGCTCATGGAATGGGGCTATTTGGTCCTAGGAAGCTGATGGAAGGCATTAAGAAGGATTTTGTTGCAAGGCTTGACGGTTCGGACTGGTTCTCTAATGTTTTAGTTAGCAGACCTGATTTTATTCACTACTCTAGATTGTAG
- the LOC141705725 gene encoding uncharacterized protein LOC141705725, whose product MQEEIAQMRTLMRNQAGFQTVSESPLSLVLEKARIDRTLKMPALDHFDGSSDPLAFLNTFDGRMAFFGHSEIARCQFFSTCLQGTALRWYNNLPPRSIDSWTTLKSKFQARFSSNYKGIKVTASLMTMHQRFGESLRSFLTRFREEIAEIPDLIEQMAVNFLTADIDKSRHGLLLEEIFEKRPKTLQAAFQIIEHRMMLQEAERHRERRRSPPPRTSDLPPRDRRERDWQSHNRSEKEFTKLNIKKTTILAVLKTEPDYRPPRPMKPRRPPSSRYCEYHEDTGHTTEQCFQLSNLIEGKIYRGQLVQYVQHDDEPRRHHRGEDDRVIDVIFGGVASRGLSHNSRKIYAREVFNVNPSAAKRPRANPSPVISFSDDDYRPGLIEGHQDALVITTRVGNNTVKKMLVDNGSSVDVLYHHAFSRMDIGDRRLENSRTPLYGFTSNEVHVVGTIDMPVLFGSPPCQIWKMVKFHVISASSSFNAILGRTTITALRAITSISHLKMKFPTDFSVGEMIGDQVTARQCYLTTVSPRKKTEEELEVNQVLDIGPRELIDTPTSNSCSPLEEIEDIEVFEGNPDKTTRIGKNLSSDLKKEITNLIREFSDIFAWAPMDMPGIPETIARHSLHISRDTRHVRQKQRIFSAEKRAAIDQEVDRLLDAGFIEPVQFPTWISNVVLVKKSNGK is encoded by the exons ATGCAGGAGGAAATCGCCCAGATGCGTACCTTGATGAGAAATCAAGCAGGGTTTCAAACCGTTTCTGAGAGCCCCCTATCATTAGTGCTTGAGAAGGCGCGCATCGACAGGACGTTGAAGATGCCTGCTCTCGATCATTTCGACGGATCCTCGGACCCGTTAGCATTTCTAAACACATTTGATGGTCGCATGGCTTTCTTCGGCCACTCGGAGATCGCTAGGTGTCAGTTCTTCTCCACTTGCCTCCAAGGCACGGCTCTCCGATGGTACAACAACTTGCCACCTCGGTCAATCGACTCGTGGACAACTCTAAAAAGCAAGTTTCAGGCCCGATTTTCCAGCAActacaaaggaatcaaagttacAGCATCCTTGATGACAATGCACCAACGCTTTGGCGAAAGTCTCAGAAGTTTCCTAACCCGGTTCAGAGAAGAGATAGCAGAAATTCCAGACTTAATAGAACAGATGGCTGTCAATTTCCTGACAGCCGACATCGATAAGTCTAGGCATGGCCTTCTTTTAGAAGAGATCTTTGAAAAAAGGCCGAAAACCTTACAGGCCGCGTTCCAGATTATAGAACATCGCATGATGCTTCAAGAAGCG GAAAGGCACCGAGAGCGCCGTAGGTCTCCCCCGCCACGCACTTCGGACCTTCCCCCGAGGGATAGAAGGGAAAGAGATTGGCAATCCCATAATCGATCTGAAAAAGAGTTCACTAAACTCAACATCAAAAAAACGACAATTTTGGCGGTGTTAAAAACAGAACCGGATTATCGCCCTCCAAGACCCATGAAACCAAGAAGACCCCCAAGCTCCAGATATTGTGAATATCATGAAGACACTGGCCATACAACGGAGCAATGTTTTCAGCTTAGCAACCTCATCGAAGGAAAAATTTATCGAGGACAACTAGTCCAATATGTGCAGCACGATGATGAACCCAGACGTCACCATCGAGGCGAAGACGATCGTGTAATCGACGTTATTTTTGGTGGTGTAGCCTCCAGAGGTCTCTCCCACAACTCTCGCAAGATTTATGCTCGAGAAGTCTTTAATGTCAATCCCTCGGCAGCTAAACGCCCTCGAGCGAATCCCTCCCCAGTCATCTCTTTCTCTGATGATGATTATCGTCCCGGTCTCATCGAAGGCCATCAAGATGCTCTCGTCATCACAACACGTGTGGGAAACAACACGGTTAAGAAAATGTTGGTCGATAATGGTAGCTCTGTCGACGTGTTATATCATCACGCTTTTTCCCGAATGGACATAGGAGATCGAAGACTCGAGAACTCCCGAACCCCGTTATACGGGTTTACAAGCAATGAGGTTCACGTGGTAGGAACCATCGACATGCCAGTACTTTTCGGTTCCCCACCCTGTCAGATTTGGAAAATGGTCAAATTCCATGTGATTAGTGCTTCCTCAAGCTTCAACGCCATTTTGGGACGAACAACGATCACCGCACTCCGAGCTATAACATCTATCTCCCACTTAAAAATGAAATTTCCCACAGATTTCAGCGTGGGAGAAATGATTGGTGATCAGGTAACAGCAAGACAATGCTACCTAACCACAGTTTCTCCAAGAAAAAAGACAGAAGAAGAGTTAGAAGTCAATCAGGTACTTGACATCGGCCCAAGAGAATTGATCGACACACCCACAAGCAATTCATGCTCCCCTCTCGAGGAAATAGAAGATATAGAAGTATTTGAAGGAAACCCCGATAAAACAACAAGAATTGGCAAGAATCTCTCATCGGATCTCAAAAAAGAAATCACGAACCTCATCCGGGAATTCTCCGATATTTTTGCTTGGGCCCCAATGGACATGCCTGGCATCCCAGAGACCATTGCTCGACATTCGCTGCACATCAGTAGGGACACCAGGCATGTGCGACAGAAACAACGCATATTCTCGGCCGAGAAAAGAGCAGCCATCGACCAAGAGGTCGACAGACTCCTCGACGCCGGCTTCATCGAGCCCGTGCAATTCCCCACATGGATATCAAACGTGGTTCTGGTTAAGAAGAGCAATGGGAAGTGA